TGCGGCCGATCTCCCAGAACCGGAACACGCCGGTGTTGTCCACGGTGGAGTCCACGCCGGTGATGGCGGGCTGGTACACGTAGAAGGACTTGTTCTGGAACAGCGGGACCATCGGGACGGCGTCGGCCAGGATCTTCTGGATCTGGTCGTAGGCGCCGCCGCCGGAGCGGTCGGTGAGCTTGATGGAGTCCGGCACCAGCTTGTCGCTGATCTGCGGGTTGTCCCAACCGTTGTGGTAGGCGCCGCCGTTGACCACCAGCGGGCTGATGTAGTCGTCCGCGTCGGCGTAGTCGGGGGTCCAGCCGACGGTGTACGCCTGGTAGCTGCCGTTCTTCCAGCCGGCCTGGTAGGCGGTCCAGTCGGCCTCCTGCTGGACGGTGACCTGGAACAGGCCGCCGTTCTCCAGCTGCTGCTTGACCGACTCCAGTTCGGCGGCGCCGGCCCGGGCCCGGGACCAGGTCAGGGTGAGCTTGACCGGGGTGGCGACGTGCGCGTTGGCGAGGATCCGCTTGGCCTTGGCCGGGTCGGGCTCGCCGTACTTGTCGAAGAAGGCGGTGGTGTGGCCGGCGATGCCCGCCGGGACGACCGAGTACAGCGGCTGCACGGTGCCCGCGTACACGTCGTGGGCGAGCGCCTTGCGGTCGACCAGCTGGGCGGCGGCCTGCCGGACGGCCTGGTTGCCGCCGGTCTCGTCCTTGGTGTTGAAGACCAGGTAGCGGGTGTCGCCGGAGGCGCCCTCGGCGACCCGGAGCTTGCCGGTGCCGGCCAGGTCGTCGCTCTTGATCTGGGCGGCCGCGGCCGGGTCGAGGCTGTTGTCGGTGAGGTCGACCTCGCCGCTGTCCAGGGCGGACTTCAGCTGCTCGGGCTTGTCGAAGTAGCGCACCGTGAACTTGCTGTTCAGCAGGTTGGCGGTGCCCTGGTAGTTCGGGTTGGCGCTGAGCGCGATCCTGCTGGGCGCCTTGCCGTTCATCTCGACCGAGTCGATCTTGTACGGGCCGGAGCCGACCAGCGAGCCGTTGCCGAGCAGCTTGTCGGCCGGGAACACCTGGTGGTCGACGATCGCGCCGGCCGCCGAGGCCAGCTTGGCCGGGAGCACCGCGTCGGGGCTCTCCAGGTGGAAGGTCACGTCGCGGTCGCCGGAGGTCTCCACCGAGGCGATGGTGGACAGCAGCGGGCCGGGGCCGGACGGGTCGGCGATCTTCTTGACCCGGTCGACGGAGAACTTGACGTCCGCGGCGGTCAGCGGGTGCCCGTTGGAGAACTTCAGGCCGCTGCGCAGCTTGCAGGTGTAGGTGAGCGCGTCGGAGCCGGTGAACTGGCAGGACTCGGCGGCGTCGGGCTGCGGCTCGGTCGCGCCGGCCGGGAAGCTCAGCAGCGACTGGAAGGCGTTGTTGAGGACCAGCCAGGAGCCCGCGTCGTAGGCGCCGGCCGGGTCGAGCACGCTGGTCACGCTGGTGGTGCCCATGGTGATCGCCGTGCTGCCGCCACCGCCGGCGACCTTCTCGACGGAGGCGCAGCCCGCGGCCGTGGTGGCGACGAGAGCGGCACAGCTGAGCACGGCCAGGCGGTTGGGCGTCGTCATGCGGGGTGGTCTTCCTCACTGCGTGCGGCCGGCTGTCGCCGGTGCCCGCCGCCCGGCGCCGGGGTGGGGCGGGGCCGCGGGTCTGCTGCGGCCGCGGGCCCGTTCTCCCGGGTTTCCGGTGGTGGGCGGCGCGGCACGGGGACTGAACGGGAGTTAGCGTGCCACATCGCTTCCGGTCGCTCACCGAGGGTTCGAACGGTGGTCGCGCGGGGTTCGGACGATCTTGTCCGGGCAGCCGACGAGTTGTCAGCCAATGCCCGTTTTCACCCGCGGCGGCGGACACGTTCCGCATACCACCGGACGCGGAACGAAACCGGCAAAGGCCGCGGGGGAGACGAACCTCACACCCGGGCACCGGCCAGGGTGCGCAGCAGGCCGAGGTCGACCTGCTCCAGCGAGGGCAGCACCAGGCGGCCCGGGGCGGGCTCGATCGCGGCGATGGAGGGGACGGCGATGACCGGGCAGCCGGCCGCCTCGGCGGCGGCGACGCCGGTGGGGGTGTCCTCGACGACCACGCAGCGGGCCGGTTCGGCGCCCAGCCGGGCGGCGGCGGTCAGGTAGGGATCGGGGTGCGGCTTGGTGCGGGCGACCTCGTCGCCGGCCACCGTGAAGGCGAAGTGCTGGGCGCCCAGGCTGCGCAGCACGATGTCGATGATGTGCCGGTGCGAGGCGGAGACCAGCGCGGCCGGGACGCCGTGCGCGGCCAGCGTGTTGAGCAGCCGCTCGGCGCCGGGCATCAGCGGGACGCCGCCGGCCAGCAGGTCGACGAAGCGCTGGTTGATCAGGACGGTCAGCTCGGCCGGGCTGAGGGTGACCGCGGTGCGGGTGATCAGGTAGTCGATCACCCGGCTCATCGGGCCGCCGACCACGTGGGTGCGGTCCTCGGCGGTGAGCCGGTGGCCGAGTTCGGCGAACAGGTCGACCTCGGCCTGCCACCAGAAGTCCTCGGTGTCGACCAGGGTGCCGTCCATGTCGAGCAGGACGGCCTGCAGGCCGCTGTCCTCGCCGTCTCCGCCGATGCGGACCGGGGTCGAGACCGTCGTCATGCGCGCCGTCCTTCCGGGTGGGTGGCCGGGCGCGGACGCGTCCGGGGATGGCACGGGCCGGCCCGCCAGGCCTCGCCCGGCCGGTCTTGTCGGATCAGCGCGCGGCGTCGGGCGCCCGGCTGGGAGTGCCGGCGGAACGCCCTCGTACTGGGTGTACTTGGGTGTTTCGCCGGTGCTTCCAGCCGGGATGCCCGACGCCGCGCGCTGATCCGACAAGACCGGCCGGGCGAGGCCCAGCTGCGGACCGGCCCGTTCAGGATCATCAAGGATACGCCCGCCCGGTCGGATTGCACCGGACGGCGGTGCGGCGAACGGATGATCCCCGGTTGAAGACTTACCGCGCGTTGAAGTACTTGGCCTCGGGGTGGTGCAGCACGATGGCGTCGGTGGACTGCTCGGGGTGCAGCTGGTACTCCTCGGAGAGGATCACGCCGACCCGCTCGGGCTTGAGCAGCTCGGCGATCTTGGCCCGGTCCGACAGCTCGGGGCAGGCGCCGTAGCCGAGCGAGAAGCGGGCGCCGCGGTACTTGAGCGCGAACATGTCCCGGACGTCCTGCGGGTCCTCGTCGCCGAAGCCCAGCTCGTAGCGGACCCGGGCGTGCCAGAACTCGGCCAGAGCCTCGGCCAGTTGGACGGACAGGCCGTGCAGTTCGAGGTAGTCGCGGTAGGAGTTGCCGGCGAACAGCTCGTTGGCGGCCTCGGAGATCCGGTTGCCCATGGTGACCACCTGCAGGCCGACCACGTCGCGCTCGCCGGACTCCTCCGGGCGGAAGAAGTCGGCCAGGCACAGGCGGCGGCCGCGGCGCTGGCGCGGGAAGGTGAAGCGGGTCAGCTCGGAGCCGTCCTCGCGGTACAGGATCAGGTCGTCGCCCTTGGAGTTGGCCGGGTAGTAGCCGTAGACCACGGCGGGCTCCAGCCAGCCCTCGGTCTGCAGGCGGTCCAGCCAGCCGCGCAGCCGCGGGCGGCCCTCGGTCTCCACCAGCTCCTCGTAGCTCGGACCGCCGCTGCGCCCGCCCTTGAGGCCCCACTGGCCCTTGAACAGGGCGTCCTCGTCCAGCCAGGAGGCGTAGTCCTGGAACGGGACGCCCTTGATGATCCGGTCGCCCCAGAACGGCGGGGTCGGGACCGGGTTGTCGACGGACACGTCGGAGCGGATCTGGCCGAGGTTGGCCTCCTCCGGCTCCTCGACCTCGACCCGGGCGTGCCGGCGCTTGCGCAGCTC
Above is a genomic segment from Kitasatospora cineracea containing:
- a CDS encoding ABC transporter substrate-binding protein gives rise to the protein MTTPNRLAVLSCAALVATTAAGCASVEKVAGGGGSTAITMGTTSVTSVLDPAGAYDAGSWLVLNNAFQSLLSFPAGATEPQPDAAESCQFTGSDALTYTCKLRSGLKFSNGHPLTAADVKFSVDRVKKIADPSGPGPLLSTIASVETSGDRDVTFHLESPDAVLPAKLASAAGAIVDHQVFPADKLLGNGSLVGSGPYKIDSVEMNGKAPSRIALSANPNYQGTANLLNSKFTVRYFDKPEQLKSALDSGEVDLTDNSLDPAAAAQIKSDDLAGTGKLRVAEGASGDTRYLVFNTKDETGGNQAVRQAAAQLVDRKALAHDVYAGTVQPLYSVVPAGIAGHTTAFFDKYGEPDPAKAKRILANAHVATPVKLTLTWSRARAGAAELESVKQQLENGGLFQVTVQQEADWTAYQAGWKNGSYQAYTVGWTPDYADADDYISPLVVNGGAYHNGWDNPQISDKLVPDSIKLTDRSGGGAYDQIQKILADAVPMVPLFQNKSFYVYQPAITGVDSTVDNTGVFRFWEIGRTAK
- a CDS encoding HAD family hydrolase, with translation MTTVSTPVRIGGDGEDSGLQAVLLDMDGTLVDTEDFWWQAEVDLFAELGHRLTAEDRTHVVGGPMSRVIDYLITRTAVTLSPAELTVLINQRFVDLLAGGVPLMPGAERLLNTLAAHGVPAALVSASHRHIIDIVLRSLGAQHFAFTVAGDEVARTKPHPDPYLTAAARLGAEPARCVVVEDTPTGVAAAEAAGCPVIAVPSIAAIEPAPGRLVLPSLEQVDLGLLRTLAGARV